From the Oryzias melastigma strain HK-1 linkage group LG13, ASM292280v2, whole genome shotgun sequence genome, the window ggaaataaattgaAGCATGTAGGGGTTAAGTGTAAGTAAAGTTATGTTCAGAAAGCAAACTAATGCTGttcaaaatatctaaattagaACCccattataattttaattaaactgcATTGACGTAAGATATACATCATGGATTTTGCACTCTTTGAACATTTAACCAGAGACCATACTTATGTTCCAATCTACACAttaggggcggccgtggtgcagcggtagggcggtcaactcctgatcagaagccAGCGGGTTGGACTCCAGCCTTAACCACCCATtggtcgaagtgtccttgggcaagacactgaaccctgatttgcctctggtgggaggttggcgccagtgttcggcagcggagccatcaccagtgtgtgaatgtgtgcgtgaatgggtctgtgactgtgaagtgctttgggctctcgaaggagggtagaaagcgctatacaagtatacaccatttacatGTCCATTTCATATAATAAACCTAgatatttaacctttttgtcattcatgtttgttattttgacaACGACAGTACAAAACTCAATTATTACTATTTTCAGTGCTGCTATAGACTTTGAGACAAAAGGAAGTTTACAGTGGATAACACTGTGacagaaaatgataaaattacTGTCAGCGTTAAGGTCATACCATAAACAACCATGGGTCAGCTACTAGAACCTACTTGGACCTCAGGCTACTGTGCTAAGCTGGGCTGCCCAGCACTGTGCTGGAATCCTATAGTGAGTAGATTTCAGATACAGTGGTGGAAATAATCTTTGATCCCttgctgattttgtaggtttgccTACATTAACTCTCATgctctcttatagggtccagatgaccccatccttaCATTGAGCTGTTAGACTTTCCATGTCAAAGGTGGACACaaattcatgtctgtcattggacaccagtaaagattgaCAGCGCACtctttgtcacaaacaggcagacagctggttccacgtgcagcagcaTTATcagagctaaaagtccacaaaactaagcagtgtcagacaggcagaggtcatacatgAGCATGGGATCTTCCCAGAACCAAGAgaagagtagtcagagtccaggcgaggatcAGGGCAGGCAATCAGGTCCAGGTAGAGACGCTCgataatgcaggcagggtggcacaaacaatacttcgcagtgagtgacagtgtggagccagactatatactgaggaggtgatgagatgatgggaaacagctgaagatgatgagtTTAGGTGTAGGCAGGTGGTGAGGTCAAAACTCGGGTGAGCGCTCCCAGGTGGTGGGAGAGGGTAGCAGCAAATTAATCCATGAcagtcttatggggtccagacgaacccacttttaatgtaaactaaCCTAGGAGAGCGGAAAGGTTAAACCAATCCTGGCTGccgggatgatgatttgcggcccctgtcttaatatgaaagattaatgttaCTGCGGCCCGCAAGATTGAAAAAAAGGCACTtattgtgtgcagagctgaacgaaccaatcatgGTGAGGGATATGGCTCTGGAAANNNNNNNNNNNNNNNNNNNNNNNNNNNNNNNNNNNNNNNNNNNNNNNNNNNNNNNNNNNNNNNNNNNNNNNNNNNNNNNNNNNNNNNNNNNNNNNNNNNNNNNNNNNNNNNNNNNNNNNNNNNNNNNNNNNNNNNNNNNNNNNNNNNNNNNNNNNNNNNNNNNNNNNNNNNNNNNNNNNNNNNNNNNNNNNNNNNNNNNNNNNNNNNNNNNNNNNNNNNNNNNNNNNNNNNNNNNNNNNNNNNNNNNNNNNNNNNNNNNNNNNNNNNNNNNNNNNNNNNNNNNNNNNNNNNNNNNNNNNNNNNNNNNNNNNNNNNNNNNNNNNNNNNNNNNNNNNNNNNNNNNNNNNNNNNNNNNNNNNNNNNNNNNNNNNNNNNNNNNNNNNNNNNNNNNNNNNNNNNNNNNNNNNNNNNNNNNNNNNNNNNNNNNNNNNNNNNNNNNNNNNNNNNNNNNNNNNNNNNNNNNNNNNNNNNNNNNNNNNNNNNNNNNNNNNNTCGCGTGATATATTTGCGTGACCCGCCCCTCTTTCGTggcttttcaaaaaatgtgttacttGTCGCTGCGGTGCGCTGcaggtgggaggagctaccagctctgtctgtggatatctcacttagaaagAATGGGAGACACAtctgatgtcgaggaatacggtttattgacgtgctgactgttcctgtTAAATCAGAGCTTCTCAAGCTCCGAGCCACAAACATGTGGCCCGCCTCACTTTCACCGTGCAGCGATCCGTTGCTCCTGCCTGCCAAACTTGTGATCCTAAGCTTGAGGCCGCACCTGCATGCACGtgtcccccccaaaaaaaatccatgcaAACACGAGTAGAAGTCTGAAGTTCTGCTAAGCGCGTTTGCATAGAACCCCCATGGAAAGCCCCCCAAATGCACACTGATGCAGTCGGCGCACGCACGAGCACCCCAcgcctccaatgaatggaagtcacatagatcagatttatttattgcgaggaattctacaaaaatctacaaaaaaatgaaaattttcaaAGATGTTCTCTGtaccggggcttctctctcACTGAAGGAGCCGCTGTTAATACaaaaatttgaaactgaattaaaaaaaaaaaagttttctctaGTCATTCAGTCGTATATTATttgtctgtatctgctgtatggtcattattattacttttcttatttattactgatttatttgtttttgtattcgtttttttaaatattaatttatgttattcattattttttgtgttaaaaacaaaactatttgagaagattggaatgttttatcagcgcttttcttgtggaaatcctgatgcggcccagcctctcccaaatgaaaaaaactacacTTGAGGGCGTTTTGTCTCTGCAGAATCAACAGAGATGTTATATAAAGTAGGGACACACATCTGCTTGAACTCATTTTAGGGATGGAGTTATCACCTATCTTTGCCATCCTGGTATTgggtttgagtttttttgagaggaactcagtttttgtcttgaGTGAGTCCATGACCAATGGTCCATCTGTGAAATGTAAACCTCTGGCCACAGCATCTTCAACTGTATTCTCAATGGAAGGTGACTTTAACATAGGTGGTGTGTTTTCCATTTATTACAAAATGCACGCAGAGATTTACAACCACACTTTCTCACCTGGGCCACCTCGGTGCACAGGGAGGTAAGTAAAAGGCAAAGGGGATAAGCCAGAGTTGGAAAGAAGATAGAATAAAAAGCTGTTTAAGTTAAAGCTTTACTTtgacaaagaaacaaatcaGTGCATCATACTTAATTCATTTCTATGTTGTAAAAGTCTGTCTTTTCCCTAAATATGTTatacttctttaaaaatgtagacattAGGAGTATATGTTTTTCTTGACAGCATAAATGCTCGTGAACTGCGCTTCTCTCGAGCAATGATCTTTGCCATTGAGGAGATAAACAACAGCACTGAGCTGCTGCCTGGCATCAAGCTTGGTTACCAGATCCATGACTGTTGTGCTGCTGTGCCAGTGGCGATGTATGCGGCCTTTCAGCTGTCAAGTGGGAAGAACACAGTGTTTTATAAAGATAGCAACTGTTCCCAGTCTGGTATGGTGGCAGGTGTTATTGGTGGTGCTGGATCCACACCATCTATTGGTATATCCCAGAttattggatcatttaacatTCCTCAAGTAAATACTTTATCAGCACCTTCTGAAGTGATACATGTTGTGGGAATAgaccatattttaaaatatgtctcTTTTTTAGGTTAGCTACTTTTCTACCTGTGCTTGTCTGTCAGATAAGAAGCAGTTTCCAAATTTCTTCAGAACAATTCCCAGTGATGCTTTTCAGGCTATAGTGCTGGCCAAGCTGGTGAAACGCTTTGGCTGGACGTGGATCGGCACTATCTGCTCTGATTCAGACTATGGCAACAACGGGATGGCCTCTTTTCTTCAAGCAGCTCAAAAGGAGGGgatctgtgtggagttttctgAATCTTTTTACCGGACCAACCCAATTAGCAAAATTCAAAGGATAGCAAATGTGATCCGCAGGTAGAACaatctttttgtgtgttcttcaaACACTAAATAGTAGAAATCCTTGTAGCTttgagaaaagcattttttttcataaaagaaaaaaaatagcaagaagAAGTTTGCATTTAAAGAAGGCATCTGTTGACTCTTTAGGGCAACGGCCAAGGTAATTGTGGCATTTACTGCCTCTGGAGATATGAAAGTCTTGCTGGAAGAACTTGCCAGAAAACCTACACCATCGATTCAGTGGATTGGTAGCGAGTCCTGGATTACAGACCCGAACTTGCTGAAGTTTGATTTCTGTGAAGGGGCCCTTGGATTTGGGATTCCAAAATCAGTCATCCCAGGATTGAGAGATTATTTGCTAAATCTTTCTCCTTCAGAAGTTGCAGCATCTCCTCTCCTGACGGAGTTCTGGGAGGATGCATTCAAATGCAGACTGCAAAAAAGTAAGACATAtcctttaaataataatgatatataAAAAAGCTGATGTAAAGTACCGGTATCTTAAATTGGAGAATTTGGAGAATAAGCCACAATGTTTCACTAAGCATTAGAGCCATAGTTTTATTTAGAAGGAATGAGTGTCCCcccctaaaaaaatgaataacatgTAGTCATGCATTTAAACAACATTTATCAGAAATGATTATTAATctaattgtctgtttttttcagatgtttctgAAGGAGAACTTGTCTGTGATGGAAGTGAAGATCTAAAAAAGCTTCAGAGTCCATACACAGAAACCTCCCAGCTAAGAATCACCAACATGGTGTATAAGGGTGTTTATGCAATAGCACATGCTATTCACAGGGTAGTGTGCCCAGAAATAAATTTTATAACCAAGTGTGACAAACATTTGATGTTGGAATCAAAGCAGGTAAGCGAAGacataacaaatatttttttataccttttaatgAACAGACTTTTGTCTTAGTAGActccagtttttttatatttcttttgtttttaatgtttatctgCAGGTTTTAGCGGCACTAAAGAAAGTAAATTTTACCCAGAATGGCTATTCTGTGTCTTTTGATGCTAATGGAGATCCTGTTGCTATTTATGAACTGGTCAACTGG encodes:
- the LOC112149372 gene encoding extracellular calcium-sensing receptor (The sequence of the model RefSeq protein was modified relative to this genomic sequence to represent the inferred CDS: added 43 bases not found in genome assembly); the encoded protein is MELSPIFAILVLGLSFFERNSVFVLSESMTNGPSVKCKPLATASSTVFSMEGDFNIGGVFSIYYKMHAEIYNHTFSPGPPRCTGSINARELRFSRAMIFAIEEINNSTELLPGIKLGYQIHDCCAAVPVAMYAAFQLSSGKNTVFYKDSNCSQSGMVAGVIGGAGSTPSIGISQIIGSFNIPQVSYFSTCACLSDKKQFPNFFRTIPSDAFQAIVLAKLVKRFGWTWIGTICSDSDYGNNGMASFLQAAQKEGICVEFSESFYRTNPISKIQRIANVIRRATAKVIVAFTASGDMKVLLEELARKPTPSIQWIGSESWITDPNLLKFDFCEGALGFGIPKSVIPGLRDYLLNLSPSEVAASPLLTEFWEDAFKCRLQKNVSEGELVCDGSEDLKKLQSPYTETSQLRITNMVYKGVYAIAHAIHRVVCPEINFITKCDKHLMLESKQVLAALKKVNFTQNGYSVSFDANGDPVAIYELVNWQKGESGNIELVTVGYYDASESINKEFHINTNLTWVDGRERVPVSVCTDSCPPGTHKVLQKGKPICCYDCIPCPEGEISNTTDSSDCFPCPIEFWPNAERDSCHPKPVEFLSINETLAIVLAAFSVGGACLAILTAAVFFHHRTTPIVRANNSELSFLLLFSLTLCFLCSLTFIGAPTEWSCMLRHSAFGITFVLCISCVLGKTIVVLMAFKATLPDSNVMKWFGPPQQRLTVVFFTFVQVLICTVWL